In the Hordeum vulgare subsp. vulgare chromosome 7H, MorexV3_pseudomolecules_assembly, whole genome shotgun sequence genome, one interval contains:
- the LOC123412177 gene encoding early nodulin-93-like: MSTVTRAYLDQRLAAAKRCSREAAMAGAKAAAVATVAAAVPTLASVRMLPWAKAYLNPTGQALIISTVAGMAYFIVADKTILSLARKHSFQDAPEHLKNTSFH, from the exons ATGTCGACGGTCACCCGCGCCTACCTCGACCAGAGGCTCGCCGCAGCTAAGCGCTGCTCCAGAG AGGCTGCCATGGCCGGAGCCAAGGCCGCGGCCGTCGCCACCGTCGCAGCCGCAGTGCCCACA CTGGCGAGCGTGAGGATGCTGCCGTGGGCCAAGGCATACCTGAACCCGACCGGGCAGGCGCTCATCATCTCCACCGTCGCGGGGATGGCCTACTTCATCGTCGCCGACAAGACCATCCTCTCCCTGGCCAGAAAGCACTCCTTCCAGGACGCGCCGGAGCACCTCAAGAACACCTCCTTCCACTAA